From the genome of Cytophagales bacterium WSM2-2:
ATCGCTAATTTTCTCCACTCCGCCTGCAGAAAGGTGCTGGCCATCACAATTCCTCTTCACGCTCAAGCATCAGGATAGATGCCTGGGGCACGATAAAATATTTCTCGTTTTCGTAAATCACTTCAATAGCGCCTTTCTGCAAAAAAATCGCCAGGTCGCCTTCCTGTGCCTGCAACGGCAAGTATTTCACCTGGTCTTCTTTCCCCTTCCAAAGATCATCTTCATCCGCTGGCATAGGCAACGGATAGCCCGGCCCAACCTTGATCACATAGCCACGCTGAATCTTTTCTTTTTCCTGAACGCCTGGAGGAAGATATAATCCACTTTCAGTCTTGTCTGATTCTTTCATCGGGCGAATCAGCACCCTGTCTCCCACTACAATTAATTTCTTCAATTTGTTGTCATGCGTCACTTTCATACTCACCATTTGTAATTATTTCTTGTTGCTTGATAGTTTTCAGGTACTGGAAGTAGTCCCCTTTTTGAAATGATTGAATTATTGTTCTTCAAATAATCCACCTTGCTCATCCTTCTTTTCCGGATAAGACTCAGTCGAGTACAGAGGCAATTTGTTCAGCCGATTGGACAATACAGATTCATCCGTGACAATCCCTTTCGCGCCAGCTTCATTCTTGAGAGAGGAAGTCTCCTGCTCCAGTTCTTTGGCACTGATATGTTTTGCCCTGCGTTCGATTGGCGGATTGATTTTTTCCGCTTTTTCAAATTCAGATACTTTCTCCAAAATATCTTTCGGAAGATCAGCTTCACTGCGATAGACCAATTCAAAAAATTGACGGGTGAAAAATCCGTCTATCTGAATTCTCCTTTTCGAAAGGTGAACGAACTTCCCAAGCACACGGCAGATATTTTCACGTTCTTCGGGGCTAAGTTGCTCTGCAAACTCGTAGTCTTCGATTTTTAGTAAGCTCAAGATTACCGGCTCCAGTGAATCAATCGAGATAACAAAAACGTTGTAGTCTGCAAGACGGAAGACATATTGGTCAAGGCTTTCCAATGTGTTGGTCGGCACAACCAAGAAAATATCTTTCTTCACGTCTGTCTCCTTAGCATATTTCTTCGCTGACTCAGCCTGGTTTTTCAAGTAGTTTCTGAAATTGGATAAATCCTCACCCGCGGGACTCTTCGCGTCAAACACAACAAACTCATTACTGATCTTAAGTGTATTATCCGGTTCGCCTTTGAATGGCACCCGTTCCACATACTCAATGGTGTGACGCGAGCAAATCCCTTTGATCGTATTCTTGACATTTTCCTGGTGAGCTGTCCATGTTTCACGAAGTCTATGGATACGATTGATCTCAGAATCTTTTCTTTCCTGCAGTTCCCGGTTGCGATCGTTCTGAATTCGGTCCTGAATGTTTTTCAGGGAATCAACCGCCTTGGCATGATCTTGTTTACGGAATTCTTCGTCTTTCAGCAACTGCGTGTTCTGTTGAATGCTTTTTTGTAATTCACGCTCCGTTGATTCCAGCCGCTCGCGAAGCACAGACACTTCATTAGAAAGCTCGGTTCCTCGCTTGAGGAATATTTTGTTTTGCTCTGAGGCTGTAGTCAGCTCACGTTGCAGTGATTCAATCTGCTTATTGGCCTCCTTTAGCACCTGAATTTCAGTACTCATCCGAGCAACTGATTCGTTCAGGCCTTTAGCAGTTGCGCGTTCAATGGAAAGAGCATTATCCGCCTGAGTTGCGGATTCAATTTTTGAGATCAGTTTCTGAAGATCAGCGGAAGCATCGACCATTTGGTTTTTGATCTTGCCCCATCCGAAAATACGCTCGATAAATCCTATTCCTTTTAAGCTAT
Proteins encoded in this window:
- the groES-2 gene encoding chaperonin, which codes for MVSMKVTHDNKLKKLIVVGDRVLIRPMKESDKTESGLYLPPGVQEKEKIQRGYVIKVGPGYPLPMPADEDDLWKGKEDQVKYLPLQAQEGDLAIFLQKGAIEVIYENEKYFIVPQASILMLEREEEL